A stretch of Desulfurivibrio alkaliphilus AHT 2 DNA encodes these proteins:
- a CDS encoding acylphosphatase: MNAASAHLLVSGRVQGVFYRAFTEETAHKFGLKQEFNHSAQY, from the coding sequence ATGAATGCAGCCAGTGCCCATTTATTGGTCTCCGGCCGGGTGCAGGGTGTCTTTTACCGCGCCTTCACCGAAGAAACGGCACACAAGTTCGGCCTCAAACAGGAGTTTAACCACTCAGCCCAGTATTAA
- a CDS encoding AAA family ATPase — MNSAEPVLYVFFGLIATGKSTLARAWADSRGLACYNSDVVRKELAGLPAGAKRREEEGRGIYTPEFSRRTYDELLRLAEQELRRGRSVVLDASYHHRDQRRRVVERAEALGVGWHFILCRCSDQVKQQRLAQRAQDPAAVSDGRWEIYLRQREKYQPPTELPPSRLTTIDTDRPPPELLAELQQRLP, encoded by the coding sequence ATGAACTCTGCTGAACCGGTTTTGTATGTTTTTTTTGGCCTGATTGCCACCGGCAAGAGCACCCTGGCCCGGGCCTGGGCCGACAGCCGGGGCCTGGCCTGTTACAATTCCGATGTGGTGCGCAAGGAGCTGGCCGGTTTGCCGGCCGGCGCCAAACGCCGGGAAGAGGAAGGGCGGGGTATTTACACCCCGGAATTCAGCCGCCGCACCTACGATGAACTGCTTCGCCTGGCCGAGCAGGAGCTGCGCCGGGGCCGGAGCGTGGTTCTGGACGCTTCCTATCACCACCGGGACCAGCGCCGGCGGGTGGTGGAACGGGCCGAGGCCTTGGGGGTGGGCTGGCACTTCATCCTCTGCCGCTGCTCCGACCAGGTCAAGCAACAGCGCTTGGCCCAGCGGGCCCAAGACCCGGCAGCGGTTTCCGACGGGCGCTGGGAGATCTACCTGCGCCAGCGGGAGAAATACCAGCCCCCCACCGAACTGCCCCCCTCCCGCCTGACCACCATCGACACCGACCGGCCCCCGCCGGAATTACTGGCGGAGTTGCAGCAGCGGTTACCGTGA
- the aspS gene encoding aspartate--tRNA ligase, giving the protein MEAMGNLRRSHHCNILNAEHIGREVTLMGWVLRRRDHGGVIFIDLRDRRGITQVVFNPETNPEVHAKAHALRSEWVLAVKGTVRARPEGMANPKLKTGEIEVMVSELKILNQSQTPPFPLDEEIEISDNLRLQYRYLDLRRPAMAHNLLLRHQACQAIRQYLNGEDFLEIETPVLTRSTPEGARDYLVPSRVNPGRFFALPQSPQLFKQLLMVAGMERYYQIVRCFRDEDLRADRQPEFTQVDMELSFVGEEEVMAVAEGMMKALFAATLGRELAPPFPRMTYAEAMARFGTDRPDTRFGLELVELTEVVKNCGLKVFREIADKGGMIKSINAKGCADFSRKDLDDLTAYAGQFGAKGLAWVKIKEGGEWQSPIAKFFTEEERQAMMDTMQAEKDDLLFFVADQPAIVHGALAELRLELARRLELVSKEDFSFVWVTDFPLLEYDHEAKRHVAVHHPFTAPREEDLALLDSEPGKVRSRAYDLVLNGTEIGGGSIRIHHKEMQERVFAALGISQEEINDKFDFLVRALELGAPPHGGLAFGLDRLMMIIAGRDSIRDVIAFPKTQKATCPLTNAPAPVARRQLTELSLKPDWQ; this is encoded by the coding sequence ATGGAAGCCATGGGCAACCTGCGGCGCAGCCATCACTGCAATATTTTGAACGCCGAGCATATCGGCCGGGAAGTAACCCTGATGGGCTGGGTGCTGCGGCGCCGGGACCACGGCGGGGTGATCTTTATCGACCTGCGGGACCGCCGGGGGATCACCCAGGTGGTCTTCAACCCGGAGACCAACCCGGAGGTCCATGCCAAGGCCCATGCCCTGCGCAGCGAGTGGGTGCTGGCGGTGAAGGGCACGGTCCGGGCCCGGCCCGAGGGCATGGCAAACCCCAAGCTCAAGACCGGCGAGATCGAGGTGATGGTCTCCGAGTTGAAGATCCTCAACCAGAGCCAGACCCCGCCCTTCCCTCTGGACGAGGAAATTGAAATTTCCGATAACCTGCGCCTGCAGTACCGCTACCTGGATCTGCGCCGGCCGGCCATGGCCCACAATCTGCTGTTGCGCCACCAGGCCTGCCAGGCCATCCGCCAGTACCTCAACGGCGAGGATTTCCTGGAGATCGAAACCCCGGTGCTGACCCGCTCCACCCCGGAGGGCGCCCGCGACTACCTGGTGCCCAGCCGGGTCAACCCGGGCCGTTTTTTCGCCCTGCCCCAATCGCCGCAGCTTTTCAAGCAGTTGCTGATGGTGGCGGGCATGGAGCGTTATTACCAGATCGTCCGCTGCTTTCGCGACGAGGATCTGCGGGCCGACCGCCAGCCGGAGTTCACCCAGGTGGATATGGAGCTTTCCTTTGTCGGGGAAGAAGAGGTGATGGCGGTGGCTGAGGGGATGATGAAGGCCCTCTTTGCCGCCACCCTGGGCCGCGAGCTGGCCCCCCCCTTCCCCCGCATGACCTACGCCGAGGCCATGGCCCGCTTCGGCACCGACCGGCCCGACACCCGCTTTGGCCTGGAACTGGTGGAGTTGACCGAGGTGGTGAAAAACTGCGGCCTGAAAGTGTTCCGCGAGATCGCCGACAAGGGCGGCATGATCAAGAGCATCAACGCCAAGGGCTGTGCCGACTTTTCCCGCAAGGACCTCGATGACCTCACCGCCTATGCCGGCCAGTTCGGGGCCAAGGGGCTGGCCTGGGTCAAGATCAAGGAGGGCGGTGAGTGGCAGTCGCCCATCGCCAAGTTCTTCACCGAGGAGGAACGGCAGGCGATGATGGACACCATGCAGGCCGAAAAGGATGACCTGCTCTTCTTCGTCGCCGACCAGCCGGCCATCGTCCACGGCGCCCTGGCGGAGTTGCGCCTGGAGCTGGCCCGGCGGCTTGAGCTGGTCAGCAAAGAGGACTTTTCCTTTGTCTGGGTCACCGATTTTCCCCTGCTGGAGTACGACCACGAGGCCAAGCGGCACGTGGCCGTGCACCACCCCTTCACCGCCCCCCGCGAAGAAGACCTGGCGCTGCTGGACAGCGAGCCGGGCAAGGTGCGCAGCCGGGCCTACGACTTGGTGCTCAACGGCACCGAGATCGGCGGCGGTTCCATTCGTATTCACCACAAAGAGATGCAGGAGCGGGTCTTCGCCGCCTTGGGGATCAGCCAGGAGGAAATCAACGACAAGTTCGACTTCCTGGTCCGCGCCTTGGAACTGGGCGCCCCGCCCCACGGTGGGCTGGCCTTCGGCCTGGACCGGCTGATGATGATCATCGCCGGCCGCGACAGCATCCGCGACGTGATCGCCTTCCCCAAAACCCAGAAGGCCACCTGCCCGCTGACCAACGCCCCGGCCCCGGTGGCCCGGCGGCAGTTGACGGAGCTGAGTCTGAAACCCGACTGGCAGTAA
- the hisS gene encoding histidine--tRNA ligase: MQALKGFKDILPDEAVLWQRVERTAREVFRRYGFDEIKVPILEKTGLFARSIGEATDIVEKEMYTFTDRNGESITMRPEGTAPVLRAFIEHSLHLRRPINRLFTVGPMFRHERPQKGRLRQFHQLSVEALGTDHPRLDAEVVAMAHQLLVELQLQAELQLNSLGCPACRPAYRTRLVEFLRGHQEQLCDDCRRRVESNPLRVLDCKSANCRRLNADAPAILDSLCTPCEEHLAQVRRDLDALQIPYTMNPFMVRGLDYYTRTTFELLTDALGAQSAVGAGGRYDGLIKQLGGPDLPGIGFATGMERLVLLLQEQAATAADGPDLFLACLGEPAAAYGFTLLQQCRQAGLSAQMDIQGRGLKSQMKQADRLNARQVLIIGEDELNAGQAVLRDLNSKEEHQLNLDDRLAGLLAASVKAGSDI, encoded by the coding sequence ATGCAGGCCCTGAAAGGCTTCAAAGATATTCTGCCCGATGAGGCAGTGCTGTGGCAGCGGGTTGAGCGTACGGCCCGGGAGGTTTTTCGCCGCTACGGTTTCGACGAAATCAAGGTGCCGATCCTGGAAAAGACCGGGCTGTTTGCCCGTTCCATCGGCGAGGCCACCGATATCGTGGAAAAGGAGATGTACACCTTCACCGACCGCAACGGGGAATCGATCACCATGCGGCCCGAGGGCACGGCCCCGGTGTTACGGGCCTTTATCGAGCACTCCTTGCACTTGCGCCGGCCCATCAACCGGCTCTTCACCGTGGGCCCCATGTTTCGCCACGAACGACCCCAGAAAGGGCGCCTGCGGCAGTTTCACCAGTTGAGTGTCGAGGCCCTGGGGACCGACCACCCGCGGCTGGACGCCGAGGTGGTCGCCATGGCCCACCAGCTTCTGGTTGAACTGCAACTGCAGGCCGAGTTGCAGCTCAACTCGCTGGGCTGCCCAGCCTGTCGGCCGGCTTATCGCACCCGGCTGGTGGAATTTCTGCGCGGGCACCAAGAGCAGTTGTGCGATGACTGCCGGCGCCGGGTGGAAAGCAACCCCCTGCGGGTGCTGGATTGTAAAAGCGCCAACTGTCGGCGGCTCAATGCCGACGCTCCGGCCATTTTGGACTCCCTCTGTACCCCCTGCGAGGAACACCTGGCCCAGGTACGCCGTGATCTTGACGCCCTGCAGATCCCCTATACCATGAACCCTTTCATGGTGCGGGGGCTGGATTACTATACCCGCACCACCTTCGAGTTGCTCACCGACGCCCTGGGCGCCCAGAGCGCGGTGGGAGCCGGCGGCCGTTACGATGGCCTGATCAAGCAGTTGGGTGGGCCGGACCTGCCCGGCATCGGTTTTGCAACGGGCATGGAACGGTTGGTGTTGTTGCTGCAGGAACAGGCCGCTACCGCCGCTGATGGCCCCGATCTTTTTCTGGCCTGCCTGGGCGAGCCCGCCGCCGCCTATGGCTTTACCCTGCTCCAGCAGTGCCGGCAGGCGGGCTTGAGCGCCCAGATGGATATCCAGGGTCGCGGCCTGAAAAGCCAGATGAAGCAGGCTGACCGGCTGAATGCCCGCCAGGTGCTGATCATCGGCGAGGATGAACTCAACGCCGGGCAGGCGGTGCTGCGCGACCTGAACAGCAAGGAAGAGCACCAGCTCAACCTGGACGACCGGCTGGCCGGGCTGCTGGCCGCCTCCGTCAAGGCCGGAAGCGACATTTAG
- a CDS encoding CoA-binding protein: MQKISQPWCDLTKARRMLAAANHIAVVGLSPKEARPSNQVARYLVARGFVVIPINPGQDQILGLPCFPDLTTAVNELGVGIDLVNIFRRAELVGPIVREAIAIGAGGIWMQEGVVNPEAAGEAEAAGLEVIMDQCLKTIHQQLWPPTRCNKQ; the protein is encoded by the coding sequence ATGCAAAAAATATCTCAACCCTGGTGTGATTTAACCAAGGCCCGCCGGATGCTGGCCGCCGCCAACCATATCGCAGTGGTCGGGCTGTCGCCCAAAGAGGCGCGTCCCAGCAACCAAGTGGCCCGCTATCTGGTGGCCCGGGGTTTTGTGGTGATACCGATCAATCCCGGCCAGGACCAGATTTTGGGCCTGCCCTGCTTCCCCGATCTGACCACGGCGGTCAATGAGCTGGGGGTTGGCATTGATCTGGTGAATATTTTCCGCCGCGCCGAGTTGGTCGGGCCGATCGTGCGGGAGGCCATCGCCATTGGCGCTGGTGGCATCTGGATGCAGGAAGGGGTGGTTAACCCGGAGGCGGCCGGAGAGGCCGAGGCCGCCGGTCTGGAAGTCATCATGGACCAGTGCCTCAAGACCATCCACCAGCAACTGTGGCCCCCAACCCGGTGCAACAAGCAATGA
- a CDS encoding CooT family nickel-binding protein, which produces MCQISVVYQQQDKEELIAENVSLLEVENNGVKISTLFEEPKLIEGAAVSRIDFLAGKVILTNKL; this is translated from the coding sequence ATGTGCCAGATAAGCGTAGTCTACCAACAACAGGACAAGGAAGAACTGATCGCGGAAAACGTCTCCCTGCTGGAGGTGGAAAACAACGGGGTCAAAATCAGCACCCTGTTTGAGGAACCCAAGCTAATCGAGGGAGCGGCCGTCAGCCGCATCGATTTCCTGGCCGGCAAGGTCATTCTAACCAACAAACTTTAA
- a CDS encoding HAD family hydrolase, with product MSEIRLVVFDCDGVMFDSRGANRAYYNQIRAHFGHPPMDDEELEYVHMHRVEDSVRYIFRHYPDDLAAAEGYHRTLDYTPFLRYMNMEPDLIRFLDYLRPQRKTAISTNRTTTMPVVLEMFQLASYFDQVVTAHDVANPKPHPEALERIMANLGVGPAHTIYIGDSQVDRDHTAAAGVPLIAFKNPDLQAEYHVASFMEITELPPFGG from the coding sequence ATGAGTGAAATCAGGCTGGTGGTTTTTGATTGCGATGGCGTGATGTTCGATTCCCGGGGGGCCAACCGCGCTTATTACAACCAGATCCGGGCCCATTTCGGCCATCCGCCCATGGACGACGAGGAACTGGAGTACGTCCATATGCATCGGGTGGAGGACTCCGTCCGTTATATTTTTCGCCATTACCCCGATGATCTGGCCGCCGCCGAAGGCTACCATCGGACGCTCGACTATACCCCGTTTCTCCGTTACATGAACATGGAACCCGATCTGATCCGGTTTTTGGATTACCTGCGGCCGCAACGCAAGACCGCGATCAGTACCAATCGTACCACCACCATGCCCGTTGTGCTCGAAATGTTTCAACTGGCCTCTTATTTCGACCAGGTGGTGACGGCCCACGATGTGGCCAACCCAAAGCCGCACCCCGAGGCCCTGGAGCGGATCATGGCAAACCTGGGGGTGGGGCCGGCGCACACCATTTACATCGGCGACTCCCAGGTGGATCGGGATCACACCGCCGCCGCCGGGGTGCCGCTGATCGCCTTTAAAAACCCCGACTTGCAAGCCGAGTACCACGTTGCCAGTTTTATGGAAATTACGGAGCTGCCGCCTTTTGGCGGTTAA
- the nadB gene encoding L-aspartate oxidase, which produces MEEQTDFLIIGSGISGLSFALKAARLGRVTLVTKKKRLDTATNLAQGGIAAVLSPEDSFAAHIADTLTAGAGLCHQEVVEMVVETGPTRVRELMAMGVAFQQGSKPGEELDLGREGGHSARRIAHTMDRTGSSIEESLLQQAAAEPNITILENHLAVDLLLASKAENKGVSGSKSAADPSGAPFFDRCLGAYVLNRQSGKVETWQARVTVLCTGGTGKVYLYTTNPDIATGDGIAMAYRAGARVANLEFVQFHPTCLYHPRVKNFLISEAVRGEGGRLVDGRGRPFMGKYDPRGDLATRDAVARAIDLEMKTSGEDCVFLDISHQPADFLKTRFPTIYQTCLNLGIDITREPIPVVPAAHYMCGGVITDLMGRTDLENLYALGETACTGLHGANRLASNSLLEAVVFAHQAARQCQADWPQLTTQTFPAIRPWRADRARPIEEAVLISHNWDQIRRLMWNYVGIVRSEKRLHLIREQLGPILAEVESHYQDYLLTPDLVELRNIALVAQLIVRCAISRKESRGLHYISDYPRPDDQQWKKDTIIGRN; this is translated from the coding sequence GTGGAAGAGCAAACGGATTTTCTGATCATCGGCAGCGGCATCTCCGGTCTTTCTTTTGCTTTAAAAGCCGCCCGGTTGGGCCGGGTCACCCTGGTAACCAAAAAAAAACGGCTGGACACCGCCACCAACCTGGCCCAGGGCGGTATCGCCGCGGTGCTCTCGCCGGAAGACTCTTTTGCCGCCCACATTGCTGACACCTTAACCGCCGGGGCAGGGCTTTGTCACCAGGAGGTGGTGGAGATGGTGGTGGAAACCGGCCCGACCCGGGTTCGCGAGCTGATGGCCATGGGGGTGGCCTTTCAACAGGGCAGCAAGCCCGGCGAAGAACTCGACCTGGGCCGGGAAGGGGGCCACTCCGCCCGGCGCATCGCCCACACCATGGACCGCACCGGCAGCAGCATTGAAGAGAGCTTGCTGCAACAGGCAGCGGCAGAACCCAACATTACCATCCTGGAAAACCACCTGGCGGTGGATTTACTGCTGGCCTCCAAGGCTGAAAACAAAGGGGTCAGCGGCTCCAAATCGGCCGCCGATCCTTCAGGAGCGCCTTTTTTCGACCGCTGCCTGGGCGCTTACGTCCTGAACCGGCAAAGCGGCAAGGTGGAAACCTGGCAGGCCCGGGTCACGGTGCTCTGCACCGGTGGCACCGGCAAGGTTTATCTCTACACCACCAACCCCGATATCGCCACCGGCGACGGCATTGCCATGGCTTACCGGGCCGGAGCCCGAGTGGCCAACCTGGAATTTGTCCAGTTTCATCCCACCTGCCTTTACCACCCCAGGGTCAAAAATTTCCTGATCTCCGAGGCGGTACGCGGCGAAGGGGGGCGGCTGGTGGACGGCCGGGGACGGCCATTCATGGGTAAATACGACCCGCGTGGCGATCTGGCCACCCGCGATGCGGTGGCCCGCGCCATCGACCTGGAAATGAAAACCAGCGGGGAAGATTGCGTCTTCCTGGATATCAGTCATCAACCGGCGGATTTTCTCAAAACCCGTTTCCCGACCATTTACCAGACCTGCCTTAACTTAGGCATCGACATCACCCGGGAGCCGATTCCGGTGGTCCCGGCGGCCCACTACATGTGCGGCGGGGTAATCACCGACCTGATGGGGCGCACCGACCTGGAAAATCTTTACGCGCTGGGCGAAACCGCCTGCACCGGCCTGCACGGCGCCAACCGGCTGGCCAGCAATTCCTTGCTGGAGGCGGTGGTTTTTGCCCACCAGGCAGCCCGGCAATGCCAGGCGGACTGGCCCCAACTGACCACCCAGACCTTCCCTGCCATCCGCCCCTGGCGAGCCGACCGGGCCAGGCCCATCGAAGAAGCGGTGCTGATCAGCCACAACTGGGATCAGATTCGGCGCTTGATGTGGAATTATGTCGGGATTGTCCGCAGTGAAAAAAGATTGCACCTGATCCGGGAACAACTGGGGCCGATTCTGGCCGAAGTGGAAAGCCACTACCAGGACTACCTGCTGACCCCGGACCTGGTGGAGCTTCGCAACATCGCCCTGGTAGCCCAGCTTATCGTCCGTTGCGCCATAAGCCGCAAAGAATCACGCGGCCTTCATTATATCAGCGACTACCCCCGGCCCGATGACCAACAGTGGAAAAAAGACACCATTATCGGCCGCAACTGA
- a CDS encoding TusE/DsrC/DsvC family sulfur relay protein, producing MATVEHKGKTFNVDEDGFLTKGMEEWSEEWVDYVKSIEGIEELTDEHRKIIDILQDYFKKNGIAPMVRILSKTTGFPLKRIYELFPSGPGKGACKMAGLPKPTGCV from the coding sequence ATGGCCACAGTAGAGCATAAGGGAAAAACCTTCAACGTGGACGAGGACGGCTTCCTGACCAAAGGGATGGAAGAGTGGAGTGAGGAGTGGGTTGATTATGTGAAGAGCATCGAAGGCATCGAAGAGCTGACCGATGAGCACCGCAAGATCATCGACATCCTCCAGGACTACTTCAAGAAAAACGGCATCGCCCCGATGGTACGGATTCTTTCCAAGACCACCGGCTTCCCGCTGAAGCGGATCTACGAGCTGTTCCCCTCCGGACCTGGTAAAGGAGCCTGCAAGATGGCCGGCCTGCCCAAGCCCACCGGCTGTGTATAA
- a CDS encoding tyrosine-type recombinase/integrase gives MTLTDAQVRNVKAEDKTRRLFDGGGLYLEVAPSGGKWWRFKYRFPGQGKIQEKRLSLGTYPGVGLKEARAKRDEMRRQIAQGIDPANLRRSTRGSGALAGSFEAVARLWHRNNSTDWAPSHSTRLIRRLEAHVFPYLGNRPVGDITAPDLMNVLERIKNSGHTETARRIQTICGQVFRYAVQKGFAEYDPSSALKGCLGKTTAKNMATITEPAEVGRLLQAIDEYPGTQVVRCALQLAPLFFVRSGELRNARWDEFDLVNREWKIPVERMKMRQDEKRARQGQVGHIVPLATQAVKILEEELRPLTGRCALVFPGLRSRDRAISDATLTNALRRMGYTGDEMTIHGLRHMASTLLHGLGFQSLVIERQLAHKDRNRIRGVYNQADYLEERRRMMQSWADYLGQLKAGKAEKVVPINRLAG, from the coding sequence ATGACTCTCACCGACGCGCAAGTACGTAATGTTAAGGCAGAAGACAAGACCCGCCGCCTGTTCGATGGCGGTGGTCTGTACCTGGAAGTTGCCCCCAGTGGGGGCAAGTGGTGGCGGTTCAAGTATCGCTTTCCCGGCCAGGGCAAGATCCAGGAGAAAAGATTATCCCTGGGCACCTACCCGGGGGTGGGGCTGAAAGAGGCCAGGGCGAAGCGCGACGAGATGCGCCGGCAGATCGCCCAAGGGATAGACCCGGCCAACCTGCGCCGATCCACCAGGGGCAGCGGTGCATTGGCCGGCAGCTTCGAGGCAGTGGCCAGGCTTTGGCACCGGAACAACTCCACCGATTGGGCACCTTCGCACAGCACCAGGTTAATCCGCCGCTTGGAGGCACACGTCTTCCCCTACCTGGGCAACAGACCCGTTGGCGACATCACCGCCCCGGATTTGATGAACGTGCTCGAGCGCATCAAGAACAGCGGCCACACCGAAACCGCCAGACGAATACAGACCATTTGCGGCCAGGTGTTCCGTTATGCCGTGCAAAAGGGGTTTGCCGAGTACGACCCATCATCAGCTCTGAAGGGTTGCCTGGGCAAGACCACGGCCAAAAACATGGCGACGATCACCGAGCCGGCGGAGGTTGGCCGACTGCTACAGGCCATAGACGAATATCCCGGCACCCAGGTGGTCCGCTGCGCCTTGCAGTTGGCGCCGCTGTTTTTTGTACGCTCCGGCGAGCTGCGCAACGCCAGGTGGGATGAATTCGACCTGGTGAACCGGGAGTGGAAAATTCCGGTGGAGCGCATGAAGATGCGCCAGGATGAAAAACGAGCCCGCCAGGGCCAGGTAGGGCATATCGTGCCCCTGGCCACCCAGGCGGTAAAAATCCTGGAAGAAGAGCTTCGCCCGCTCACCGGTCGTTGCGCCCTGGTCTTTCCAGGGCTGCGCAGCCGTGACCGGGCCATAAGCGACGCCACGCTGACCAACGCGCTACGGCGCATGGGTTACACCGGCGACGAAATGACCATTCATGGACTTCGCCACATGGCCAGCACCCTGTTGCACGGCCTGGGCTTTCAATCACTGGTCATCGAACGGCAACTGGCCCACAAAGACCGAAACCGAATCCGTGGGGTCTATAACCAGGCCGATTACCTGGAAGAGCGCCGGCGGATGATGCAGAGCTGGGCTGATTACCTGGGCCAGCTCAAAGCCGGTAAGGCGGAAAAGGTGGTGCCGATAAACAGGTTGGCAGGGTGA
- a CDS encoding type II toxin-antitoxin system HicB family antitoxin, whose product MTKLTMIYWRGEHFWLGKLLEYPEIMTQGETLEDLEENLRDAYRMMVLEDVPEDHQVKELAV is encoded by the coding sequence ATGACAAAGCTGACGATGATCTACTGGCGCGGGGAACATTTCTGGTTGGGCAAGCTCCTGGAGTACCCCGAGATCATGACCCAGGGCGAAACCCTGGAAGATCTGGAAGAAAACCTGCGCGACGCTTACCGGATGATGGTCCTCGAGGATGTCCCCGAAGACCACCAGGTGAAAGAGCTTGCCGTGTGA
- a CDS encoding type II toxin-antitoxin system HicA family toxin yields MKRTDLIRQLEQAGCRLLRHGGRHDIYINPATGQKQPVPRHKEVDEHVARHILKHLGIMK; encoded by the coding sequence GTGAAACGGACCGACCTGATCCGCCAACTGGAGCAAGCCGGCTGCCGTCTTCTGCGCCACGGCGGCCGGCACGATATTTACATCAACCCGGCCACCGGCCAGAAACAACCGGTGCCCCGGCACAAAGAGGTTGACGAGCACGTTGCCCGCCATATCCTCAAACACCTTGGCATAATGAAATAA
- a CDS encoding helix-turn-helix transcriptional regulator — MDQATHLTPRHTTQAGVNNQPPAPLQLERVREVCARTGIPRSSLYDLLKKGEFPQPVKLGTGKRSQTAFVSHEIDAWIESRMAARQGKEVGQ; from the coding sequence ATGGACCAAGCCACACACCTTACCCCCCGGCACACCACCCAGGCGGGCGTAAACAATCAGCCCCCCGCACCTCTCCAACTGGAGCGCGTCCGCGAAGTCTGTGCGCGCACAGGCATCCCACGGAGTTCGCTATACGATCTCCTGAAGAAGGGCGAGTTCCCCCAGCCCGTGAAACTCGGCACCGGCAAGAGATCGCAGACAGCGTTCGTTTCGCACGAAATCGACGCCTGGATTGAATCACGTATGGCCGCCCGCCAGGGCAAAGAGGTGGGGCAATGA